A window of the Natronomonas salina genome harbors these coding sequences:
- a CDS encoding phosphoribosyltransferase family protein — protein MNRSEKAALQLRAVDVLRTLKETHTYEELAAETGLPAGDLNRYVNGHVLPSEARAREVVDGVGEELLAEELTARIALDDEGYVDNSRVVFDQSLLSLVPPVATESLGIEPPDAVLTAATDGITLAAAMARHFGARCAYAKKSRETAVEEFIEARQRLSSGIEIDYYLPANAVDAGESVLVVDDLIRSGETQELLLDIADSAGADVAGVFALIAVGDEGIDRARAHTDAPVGSLVTLE, from the coding sequence ATGAACCGTTCGGAGAAGGCCGCCCTCCAGCTGCGGGCCGTCGACGTGCTGCGGACGCTGAAGGAGACGCACACGTACGAGGAGCTCGCCGCCGAGACCGGGCTGCCGGCCGGCGACCTGAACCGCTACGTCAACGGGCACGTCCTCCCGAGCGAGGCACGCGCCCGCGAGGTGGTCGACGGCGTCGGCGAGGAACTGCTCGCAGAGGAGCTGACCGCCCGCATCGCCCTCGACGACGAGGGGTACGTCGACAACTCCCGCGTCGTCTTCGACCAGTCGCTGCTGTCGCTCGTCCCGCCGGTCGCCACCGAGTCGCTGGGCATCGAACCGCCGGACGCGGTGCTGACGGCCGCGACCGACGGCATCACGCTCGCGGCGGCGATGGCCCGGCACTTCGGCGCGCGCTGTGCGTACGCCAAGAAGTCCCGGGAGACGGCCGTCGAGGAGTTCATCGAGGCCCGACAGCGGCTCTCCTCCGGCATCGAGATCGACTACTACCTCCCGGCGAACGCCGTCGACGCCGGCGAGTCCGTGCTGGTCGTCGACGACCTCATCCGGTCGGGGGAGACCCAGGAGCTGCTCCTCGACATCGCCGACTCGGCCGGCGCCGACGTCGCCGGCGTCTTCGCGCTCATCGCCGTCGGCGACGAGGGGATCGACCGCGCCAGGGCGCACACGGACGCGCCGGTCGGCTCGCTCGTCACCCTGGAGTGA
- the pyrE gene encoding orotate phosphoribosyltransferase: protein MADQELIDALRAADAVKFGEFELSHGGTSEYYVDKYVFETDPECLERIAEAFAERLNGRKLAGVALGAVPLVAATAVETATPYVIVRKQAKEYGTGNQIEGSLEAGEEVVVLEDIATTGQSAVDAVEALREAGATVNRVLVVVDREEGARENLAEHDVELESLLTASDLLADADRD, encoded by the coding sequence ATGGCCGACCAGGAACTCATCGACGCGCTCCGGGCCGCCGACGCGGTCAAGTTCGGGGAGTTCGAGCTCTCCCACGGCGGCACCTCCGAGTACTACGTCGACAAGTACGTCTTCGAGACCGACCCGGAGTGCCTCGAGCGCATCGCCGAGGCGTTCGCAGAGCGCCTCAACGGCCGCAAGCTCGCCGGCGTCGCCCTCGGCGCGGTCCCGCTGGTGGCGGCGACGGCCGTCGAGACTGCCACCCCCTACGTCATCGTCCGGAAGCAGGCCAAGGAGTACGGCACCGGCAACCAGATCGAGGGCTCTCTCGAAGCGGGCGAGGAGGTCGTCGTCCTCGAGGACATCGCCACCACGGGTCAGAGCGCCGTCGACGCGGTCGAGGCGCTCCGGGAGGCCGGCGCGACGGTGAACCGCGTGCTCGTGGTCGTCGACCGCGAGGAGGGTGCCCGCGAGAACCTCGCCGAGCACGACGTCGAACTCGAGTCGCTGCTGACCGCCTCGGACCTCCTGGCCGACGCCGACCGCGACTGA